A single genomic interval of Cellulosilyticum sp. I15G10I2 harbors:
- a CDS encoding copper amine oxidase N-terminal domain-containing protein, whose translation MRIRQKIAMLLAAAMTLTAMPMVTMAQTKNQLTTGIKVGEKGDKITAATLVITPEAPTPSFSTGTFFVNLTNAKWVVTPSNTANATFYKNDDTQLQVVVSGTVNSTNTIDIPLKVELTGGDATVAINGNGTAVNDMAEVVFARTSDAKATVTAGDAKNISFTGAIADITIQEPFKGNLDTKKITVTLENTDYEFVNANGGTIKLSGGFGAINSVTATAVRKTSDAGVVEITLSQKSSVAPGRMVLEGWEVRSKSRSIKVDDAIEVTVSGDNVNETTLKVGVAKEVGSTLEMKDKKVVDVVAGREAKVTFSIKENVGDTFISNRDVEINADKGYFWNKTKVKDTAGEADKVIAAIRSTLEISKMGATPVVEKGADAIDGNISLLYDNDDDQRVVGFYFTTANKDFRKADIDEITFKDLKVWTPVNVEGDIKLTAEGRTLGEKLEVVALNAKAPVTITSEELTVKTGLKAQVGGKVTLTETDKGMLKQNELLEFTVDGRPTGFTFSDKPVVKVVSGDVQIGEIKKTDSTITVEIKRASKTASVIEISAFPVNVDRTIPEGKYDLKINGLAVEPDTYTLKGDLTVKGFINSATPNTEDITANGLRKGTSAFVIGSSKYVVNGIESEMDGAAYIENGRTMVPVRYVANALGVASSDIYFANGTATVIAGTKTVSLTLGDKVAKLNGVPAKVMVAAPVLKDGRTYVPVSEIGALLGVEATWDAATQTATFTNK comes from the coding sequence ATGAGAATACGTCAAAAAATCGCTATGTTACTAGCAGCAGCAATGACACTTACTGCTATGCCGATGGTAACAATGGCACAAACAAAGAACCAATTAACAACAGGTATTAAAGTAGGAGAAAAAGGTGATAAAATAACAGCCGCAACATTAGTTATTACACCAGAAGCACCTACACCATCATTTTCAACAGGCACATTTTTTGTAAATTTAACAAATGCTAAATGGGTTGTTACTCCAAGTAATACTGCTAATGCAACATTTTACAAAAATGATGACACTCAATTACAAGTAGTTGTAAGTGGTACAGTTAATAGTACTAACACAATTGATATTCCTTTAAAAGTAGAGTTAACTGGTGGAGATGCTACTGTAGCTATTAATGGTAATGGAACAGCAGTTAATGATATGGCTGAAGTAGTATTTGCTAGAACAAGTGATGCAAAAGCTACTGTAACAGCAGGAGATGCAAAAAATATCAGTTTTACTGGTGCTATTGCAGATATCACAATTCAAGAACCTTTCAAAGGAAATCTTGATACAAAGAAAATCACAGTTACATTAGAAAATACTGACTATGAATTTGTAAATGCAAACGGTGGAACAATAAAATTAAGCGGTGGATTTGGAGCAATTAATAGTGTAACAGCTACTGCAGTACGTAAGACATCAGATGCTGGAGTTGTAGAAATTACACTTAGCCAAAAATCAAGTGTAGCACCTGGTAGAATGGTTCTTGAAGGATGGGAAGTTAGATCTAAATCAAGAAGTATTAAAGTAGATGATGCAATTGAAGTAACTGTTAGTGGAGATAATGTAAATGAAACTACACTTAAAGTAGGTGTAGCTAAAGAAGTTGGATCTACGTTAGAAATGAAAGATAAAAAAGTAGTAGATGTTGTAGCTGGTAGAGAAGCTAAAGTAACATTTAGTATTAAAGAAAATGTTGGAGATACATTTATTTCTAATAGAGATGTTGAAATAAATGCAGACAAAGGTTATTTCTGGAATAAAACAAAAGTAAAAGATACTGCTGGAGAAGCAGATAAAGTTATCGCGGCTATTAGATCAACACTTGAAATTTCAAAAATGGGAGCAACTCCTGTTGTAGAAAAAGGTGCAGATGCAATAGACGGAAATATATCATTACTTTATGATAATGATGATGATCAAAGAGTAGTTGGATTCTACTTTACAACTGCTAATAAAGATTTCAGAAAAGCTGATATCGATGAAATTACATTTAAAGATTTAAAAGTATGGACACCAGTAAATGTAGAAGGTGATATTAAACTTACAGCAGAAGGTCGTACTTTAGGTGAAAAACTTGAAGTAGTAGCGCTTAATGCAAAAGCACCTGTAACAATTACATCAGAAGAACTTACAGTAAAAACTGGTCTTAAAGCGCAAGTAGGCGGTAAAGTAACTCTTACTGAAACAGATAAGGGCATGTTAAAACAAAATGAACTTCTTGAGTTTACTGTAGATGGACGTCCAACAGGATTTACTTTCTCTGACAAACCAGTAGTTAAAGTAGTATCTGGAGATGTTCAAATTGGTGAAATTAAGAAAACTGATTCAACAATTACAGTAGAAATCAAACGTGCATCAAAAACTGCTTCAGTAATTGAGATTAGTGCATTCCCTGTAAACGTAGATCGTACAATACCAGAAGGTAAATATGACCTTAAAATTAATGGTTTAGCTGTTGAACCAGATACTTATACTTTAAAAGGTGATCTTACAGTTAAAGGATTTATCAACAGTGCAACACCAAATACAGAAGATATTACAGCAAATGGATTAAGAAAAGGTACATCAGCATTTGTTATCGGAAGCAGCAAATATGTTGTTAATGGTATAGAATCTGAAATGGATGGAGCTGCTTATATTGAAAATGGTCGTACAATGGTACCAGTAAGATATGTTGCAAATGCTCTTGGCGTAGCTTCATCAGATATCTATTTTGCAAATGGAACAGCTACAGTTATTGCTGGAACTAAAACAGTTTCATTAACACTTGGCGATAAAGTAGCTAAATTAAATGGTGTTCCTGCTAAAGTTATGGTAGCAGCACCAGTACTTAAAGATGGAAGAACTTATGTACCAGTTTCAGAAATTGGAGCTCTTCTTGGAGTAGAAGCTACATGGGATGCAGCAACTCAAACAGCTACATTCACAAATAAATAA
- a CDS encoding O-antigen ligase family protein, with translation MLENVKQKSLEKKEKQILIILFMPIMFLLGIVPLIVRLKEVQASQIVHEVFREQQFIDFYSQYKAVFILASSIVMMLILFLLFDKYKLKKDKKITMYIIITAIFIAFTVLSTLFSDYKDIAMWGVPDRAEGMVIIFCYTIMMLYTLYAFQNAECYKYIIYSLGLLVIISTIIGISQYMGMDLLVSNIGKQLIIPNEFAEIRERLMTNIQKARVTATMYNPNYIGSFTAMMIPLFMTLAFFVKGKIEKIFLSIIALSSLSLLFGSGSRAGILGTIGAIILLGVIFLKKAWSKKRLIFPILIGILTIVVGLGIATKGIMLYKTTSLLADSLQIFKPVNNDVDYRDYLPIRDLIISEGKLIIITQEEKLTLESTPEGISFTDKKENEVEYQLEKNIYFTQDSRFIDLKFEAFFKADDTSKLSGIGLVYKNRGLFAFQITDQEGIYLVDSFTQQKTEIDFPETLGFKGKEKIGSSRGYLWSRSLPMIKNTFFIGHGPDTYVLEFPQQDYLGKYYALGDPNKVVDKPHNLYLQMAINQGGIALASFISLMLIYIINSFKMYALKVYYKKEEIIGIATLASIVGYLIAGVFNDSVVSVAPIFWILLGMGIAINYINVHDKVEV, from the coding sequence ATGTTAGAAAATGTAAAACAAAAAAGTTTAGAGAAAAAAGAGAAACAAATACTTATTATACTATTTATGCCTATTATGTTTTTGCTAGGAATAGTACCTCTTATAGTAAGGCTAAAAGAAGTACAAGCTAGTCAAATAGTTCATGAGGTGTTTCGAGAACAACAATTTATAGATTTTTATTCTCAATATAAAGCAGTCTTTATATTGGCTAGTTCTATAGTTATGATGCTTATCTTGTTTTTACTATTTGATAAGTATAAGCTTAAAAAGGATAAGAAAATTACAATGTATATAATTATTACCGCTATATTTATAGCTTTTACAGTTCTTTCTACACTATTCTCAGACTATAAAGATATAGCTATGTGGGGGGTACCAGATAGAGCAGAGGGAATGGTTATTATTTTTTGTTATACTATTATGATGCTTTATACGCTATATGCATTTCAAAATGCCGAGTGCTACAAATATATTATCTATAGCTTAGGACTACTTGTTATTATCAGCACTATAATAGGTATTTCACAATATATGGGTATGGACCTATTAGTATCTAATATAGGAAAGCAGCTTATCATACCTAATGAATTTGCCGAAATAAGAGAACGATTAATGACAAATATTCAAAAGGCTAGGGTTACAGCAACCATGTATAATCCCAACTATATAGGAAGTTTTACAGCCATGATGATTCCTCTATTTATGACTCTTGCTTTTTTTGTGAAAGGAAAAATAGAAAAAATATTTCTTAGTATTATCGCTTTAAGTAGTTTATCTTTACTTTTCGGGAGTGGTTCAAGAGCTGGTATTCTAGGAACAATAGGTGCGATTATTTTATTAGGAGTCATTTTCCTAAAAAAAGCATGGAGTAAAAAGCGGTTGATTTTCCCTATTTTAATAGGGATACTGACAATAGTAGTAGGGCTTGGTATTGCTACCAAAGGAATTATGCTTTATAAAACAACAAGTCTTTTAGCAGATAGCCTTCAGATATTTAAGCCGGTAAATAATGATGTTGACTATAGAGATTACCTTCCTATCCGAGATCTTATTATAAGTGAGGGTAAGCTTATAATTATTACCCAAGAAGAAAAACTTACTTTAGAAAGTACGCCAGAAGGTATTAGTTTTACAGATAAAAAAGAAAATGAAGTTGAGTATCAATTAGAAAAGAATATCTATTTTACACAGGATAGTAGATTTATAGACTTAAAGTTTGAAGCGTTTTTTAAAGCAGATGATACATCAAAGTTATCAGGAATTGGACTTGTCTATAAGAATAGAGGCTTATTTGCTTTTCAAATAACAGATCAGGAAGGTATTTACTTAGTAGATAGTTTTACCCAACAAAAAACAGAAATAGATTTTCCAGAGACACTTGGATTCAAAGGAAAGGAAAAAATAGGCTCGTCAAGAGGTTACCTTTGGTCAAGGAGTTTGCCGATGATCAAAAATACATTCTTTATAGGTCATGGACCAGATACTTATGTACTAGAGTTTCCACAGCAAGATTATTTAGGTAAATATTATGCACTTGGGGATCCTAATAAAGTAGTAGATAAACCTCATAATCTATATCTTCAAATGGCCATTAACCAGGGGGGGATAGCGTTAGCGAGTTTTATTTCACTGATGTTGATATACATTATTAATAGCTTTAAAATGTATGCATTAAAGGTATATTACAAAAAAGAAGAAATTATAGGTATAGCTACTCTGGCATCTATAGTAGGTTATTTGATAGCAGGAGTATTTAATGACTCAGTTGTATCTGTGGCGCCTATATTTTGGATACTCTTAGGAATGGGAATAGCTATCAATTATATAAATGTTCATGATAAAGTAGAAGTATAA
- a CDS encoding polysaccharide biosynthesis protein — MKRYKILLMLIDAILINLAFFLALWLRLEFEIPPNFWTAYKNSILIIPLIQVAVFILFKIYNILWQYTSTKELIQLGIAVLIGSLGCLGFGVMTGHLLPRSVYIIYLLIILIFMAGSRISIRILYRLLKHDEFSLKMLFNKETDVHKRRIMIIGAGEASSVLIKELQKEFNSTNDVVLAVDDDTRKHHSSIHGVPVRGTIEDIPTLVTKWLIDEIIIAIPSASRKRISQILKICNTTNCKLKIAPPLTKAVEASLGIKNIRPVNIEDLLGREEIDLDATGVANYLKDNIILVTGGGGSIGSELCRQIMCFSPKKLIIFDIYENNAYDLQNELLQRGISPLSLEVIIGSVRDAAKLRQVIEKYTPNIIFHAAAHKHVPLMEANPEEAVKNNVFGTLNTALLAKELKVKKFILISTDKAVNPTNVMGATKRICEMIIQSLSKEPSDTEFAAVRFGNVLGSNGSVIPLFKRQLEAGGPLTVTHAEIIRYFMTIPEAARLILQAMSFAKGGEIFVLDMGEPVKILDLAKNFIKLSGLSVGKDIEIKITGLRPGEKLYEELLMDEEGLQKTGCDKIFVAHPLDLSFEELNKQLDLLLHSIYDKETLKACIGSIVPTYKMPLASTEKSKPYDTAM; from the coding sequence ATGAAACGTTACAAAATTCTTTTAATGTTAATAGATGCCATTCTTATTAATCTTGCCTTTTTCCTCGCCTTATGGCTAAGACTAGAATTTGAAATTCCCCCTAACTTTTGGACGGCTTATAAAAACAGTATACTCATTATCCCACTAATACAGGTTGCAGTATTTATACTATTTAAGATTTATAATATTCTTTGGCAGTATACAAGCACTAAAGAACTTATTCAATTAGGGATAGCTGTACTTATAGGAAGTTTGGGTTGCTTAGGTTTTGGGGTCATGACAGGACATCTTTTGCCTCGTTCTGTTTATATTATCTATCTTCTCATTATACTCATCTTTATGGCTGGCTCTCGTATAAGCATTCGTATCCTCTATCGTCTGCTGAAACATGATGAATTTTCACTGAAGATGCTATTTAATAAAGAAACAGATGTACACAAAAGACGCATTATGATTATAGGCGCTGGCGAAGCTAGTTCTGTCCTTATCAAAGAACTCCAGAAAGAATTTAACAGTACAAACGATGTAGTCCTTGCTGTAGATGATGACACACGTAAACACCACTCAAGTATCCACGGTGTGCCTGTTAGGGGAACTATTGAAGATATACCAACATTAGTGACCAAATGGCTGATCGATGAAATTATTATCGCCATTCCTTCAGCTTCTAGAAAACGCATTTCACAGATTTTGAAAATATGTAATACTACAAACTGTAAACTCAAGATTGCCCCCCCTCTTACTAAAGCTGTCGAAGCCTCTCTTGGCATCAAAAATATTAGACCTGTAAATATAGAAGATCTCCTAGGAAGAGAAGAAATCGACTTAGACGCTACTGGTGTTGCTAACTATCTAAAAGATAATATCATCCTTGTAACAGGCGGTGGCGGATCTATAGGTTCTGAACTTTGCAGACAGATTATGTGTTTTAGTCCTAAAAAACTTATAATTTTTGATATTTACGAAAATAATGCTTATGATCTTCAAAACGAACTGCTGCAAAGAGGAATAAGTCCCTTGTCCTTAGAGGTTATCATTGGTTCAGTACGTGATGCAGCTAAGCTAAGGCAAGTCATAGAAAAATACACTCCGAATATTATCTTTCATGCTGCTGCTCATAAACATGTACCGCTTATGGAGGCTAATCCTGAAGAGGCTGTTAAAAATAATGTGTTTGGCACCCTAAATACCGCACTGCTTGCCAAAGAGCTTAAGGTTAAAAAATTTATTCTTATTTCTACAGATAAAGCTGTTAATCCAACTAATGTGATGGGTGCCACTAAACGCATCTGTGAGATGATCATACAGTCTCTTAGCAAAGAACCTTCTGATACTGAGTTTGCTGCCGTAAGATTTGGCAATGTACTTGGCAGCAATGGTAGTGTTATTCCTCTTTTCAAAAGACAACTGGAAGCCGGAGGGCCTCTTACAGTAACCCACGCAGAGATTATCAGATACTTTATGACCATCCCCGAAGCCGCGAGACTGATCCTGCAAGCTATGAGCTTTGCTAAGGGTGGTGAAATCTTTGTATTAGATATGGGTGAACCTGTTAAGATATTAGATTTAGCTAAGAACTTTATTAAATTATCCGGCCTATCTGTAGGCAAAGATATCGAGATTAAAATAACAGGACTTAGACCAGGTGAAAAACTTTATGAAGAACTTTTGATGGATGAAGAAGGCCTCCAAAAAACAGGTTGTGATAAAATCTTTGTAGCTCACCCCCTTGATTTATCCTTTGAAGAACTTAATAAACAACTAGATCTATTACTACATAGTATATATGATAAAGAAACACTTAAAGCATGCATTGGTAGTATTGTACCAACTTATAAAATGCCCCTAGCTTCTACAGAAAAATCTAAACCTTATGATACCGCTATGTAA
- a CDS encoding stalk domain-containing protein, with protein sequence MKLRQKLAAVLAATMLATSVPVVTMAQSQNALTTGVVVAAKDAQVTAATLVIKPEGATTAFANNQTFFVNIQNAEWLTTSADVTFGGAAPDAETVVSINDKKQLQVTIKNANLAANASINIPLKVKLTGGEATVSVDSNGSEINDMSPVVFARTNEAKASVSVADAKSINYRGAIADITIQEAVKGTLKTDWITLTLDNTNYEFVAVPQAANVKLSGGFGTSNGVTLDGSEYVGTDNGQVRIKLSALSTVAPGRIVLEGLEIRAKDRNVAVGEDISITVSGEQLNDSTVKVAKSVELGNSIEMKDDKVVEITAGKKGKVTFSIKENVNDSIIDGRTTIVTLDKGYLTNTNALGQTLSLTAKLNNSTVAISAVPITNSDDYITGFEFTMPTLDGTKADKLTFENLEVFVPLTAEGDITISAEGRAIGDKIQATAVKVNAPVEVTTQAMTLKVGLKDQVGGKITIKETKAGNLASDKLVIDLPDELGMTFATKAPTVKVVEGDMQIGTVKVVGKTVEVTVSRTSKTASTIEIAGFTVSADRTLAEGSYDASVSGAALLKDGTTMVDVDGDGKDKNTLAIKGFVVVGTANTEDLASNGLRKGISTFAIGNKNFTVNGVTEEMDAAPYISDGRTMVPVRFVANALGVSAKDIYFANGVVTIIAGNKTVSLTVGDKVARLNGAPARVMTTAPVIKDGRTFVPVSEIGALLGVNANWNAETKVATFENK encoded by the coding sequence ATGAAATTACGTCAAAAATTAGCAGCAGTCCTTGCTGCAACAATGTTAGCAACATCAGTGCCAGTAGTAACTATGGCTCAATCACAAAATGCATTAACAACAGGGGTTGTAGTAGCAGCTAAAGATGCTCAAGTAACAGCGGCGACATTAGTTATTAAACCAGAAGGTGCTACAACTGCATTTGCAAACAATCAAACATTTTTTGTAAATATTCAAAACGCAGAATGGTTAACAACTTCAGCAGATGTTACATTCGGAGGGGCTGCACCAGATGCAGAGACAGTAGTAAGTATAAATGATAAAAAACAATTACAAGTTACTATTAAAAATGCCAACCTTGCGGCAAATGCTAGTATTAATATACCTTTAAAAGTGAAATTAACAGGTGGAGAAGCGACAGTATCTGTTGATAGTAATGGTTCAGAAATTAATGATATGAGCCCAGTTGTATTTGCTAGAACTAATGAAGCAAAAGCAAGTGTATCGGTAGCCGATGCTAAAAGTATTAACTATAGAGGTGCAATTGCCGATATTACTATTCAAGAAGCAGTAAAAGGCACATTGAAAACAGATTGGATAACACTTACTCTTGATAATACTAATTATGAGTTCGTAGCAGTTCCACAAGCGGCTAATGTTAAATTATCAGGAGGATTTGGAACATCTAACGGTGTAACCTTAGACGGTTCTGAATATGTTGGTACTGATAATGGTCAAGTTAGAATTAAACTGTCAGCTTTATCAACAGTAGCTCCAGGAAGAATTGTTTTAGAAGGATTAGAAATCAGAGCTAAAGATAGAAATGTAGCAGTAGGTGAAGACATTTCTATAACAGTAAGTGGTGAACAACTTAATGATTCTACAGTTAAAGTTGCTAAATCAGTAGAGCTTGGTAATTCTATTGAAATGAAAGATGATAAAGTAGTGGAGATAACTGCAGGTAAAAAAGGTAAAGTAACTTTCTCTATTAAAGAAAACGTAAATGATAGTATTATTGATGGTAGAACAACAATTGTTACTTTAGATAAAGGGTATTTAACAAATACAAATGCTTTAGGTCAAACACTTTCTCTTACTGCTAAGCTTAACAACTCAACAGTAGCTATTAGTGCAGTACCTATAACAAACTCAGATGACTACATCACTGGATTTGAATTTACTATGCCTACTTTAGATGGTACAAAAGCAGATAAACTTACATTTGAAAATTTAGAAGTATTTGTTCCATTAACAGCAGAAGGAGATATCACTATTTCAGCCGAAGGTCGTGCTATAGGTGATAAAATTCAGGCAACAGCAGTAAAAGTAAATGCTCCAGTAGAAGTTACAACACAAGCAATGACACTTAAAGTAGGTCTTAAAGATCAAGTGGGTGGAAAAATTACTATTAAAGAAACAAAAGCTGGTAACTTAGCTAGTGATAAATTAGTAATTGATCTTCCAGATGAATTAGGTATGACATTTGCAACTAAAGCACCAACTGTAAAAGTTGTAGAGGGAGACATGCAAATTGGAACAGTTAAAGTAGTTGGTAAAACAGTTGAAGTAACAGTAAGTCGTACTTCAAAAACAGCTTCAACTATTGAAATTGCTGGATTCACAGTATCAGCAGACCGTACTTTAGCAGAAGGTTCATATGATGCATCTGTAAGTGGGGCAGCGTTATTAAAAGATGGCACTACTATGGTTGATGTAGATGGCGATGGAAAAGATAAAAATACGCTTGCTATTAAAGGATTTGTTGTAGTTGGAACTGCTAATACAGAAGATCTTGCAAGTAATGGACTTAGAAAAGGTATTTCAACTTTCGCTATCGGAAACAAAAACTTTACTGTTAATGGTGTTACCGAAGAAATGGATGCAGCACCATACATCAGTGATGGACGTACAATGGTACCAGTAAGATTCGTAGCAAATGCTCTTGGAGTAAGTGCTAAAGATATCTACTTTGCAAATGGTGTAGTGACTATTATCGCGGGTAATAAAACTGTTTCACTAACAGTTGGTGATAAAGTAGCTAGATTAAACGGTGCGCCAGCACGTGTAATGACTACAGCACCAGTTATCAAAGATGGTAGAACATTTGTACCAGTTTCAGAAATCGGAGCTCTTCTTGGGGTAAACGCTAACTGGAATGCTGAAACAAAAGTAGCAACATTTGAAAATAAATAA
- a CDS encoding O-antigen ligase family protein, translating into MSKESKQRRQEKSEERINNILLIPIALMLTLVPLIVRMKIIVPSEAVQSVFRKSQIVDFFAQEKAMMIILITGIMIVMLFFLFDKSKIKKDNYILFYSIGTGIFLLFSILSTIFSEYKYIALWGVPDRNEGMVVTLCYVLIMFYTLYGFNKPVHYKYILIPLGIVTGILTIIGLSQWIGKDLMIHTEIGRALIVPEKYAHLREALGTKIGSKTAYGTFSNPNYLGSFVALVFPIFFVSIFFVKDWIKQFLFTLLAFCNIFLVVASGSRAGMIGCALAVLMALFIFGRIAIKKWFITISTILAGVVILVGVNQASGGKFVLQIQRLMRDIEVIITPEDQLTIYKNKLHVREIRSEDGKVVIVMQNNALAITSLQGELGFYDQEEKPVEYEETEKVYSTKDDRFASLTFEKIFTSKENTRVAGVALCIDNKQVIPIKVDSIQGVYPIDSYTQKEIKIMDAPVIGFKGKERSGSGRGYIWSRSIPILIDSLIIGKGVDTFVMYFPQNDYISKFYALYDANIIVDKPHNMYLQIGINNGGVALIVYLILIIGYIAQSMGLYTWKSRYASIELTGIATFLGIMGYLVTGVFNDSVVGIAFISWILLGTGISINYLVSHQVTKEIET; encoded by the coding sequence ATGTCTAAAGAAAGTAAACAAAGAAGGCAGGAAAAATCAGAGGAAAGAATAAATAATATACTGCTTATTCCAATTGCGCTCATGCTTACATTAGTTCCTCTAATTGTAAGGATGAAGATAATAGTTCCAAGTGAAGCTGTACAAAGTGTATTTAGAAAGTCACAAATTGTAGATTTTTTTGCTCAAGAAAAAGCTATGATGATTATTCTCATCACCGGTATTATGATTGTGATGCTTTTTTTCTTGTTTGACAAAAGTAAGATAAAAAAAGATAATTACATATTGTTTTACTCTATTGGCACTGGCATATTCTTATTATTTTCTATTCTTTCCACTATTTTTTCAGAATACAAATATATAGCGTTATGGGGAGTACCTGATAGAAATGAAGGTATGGTGGTTACGTTATGTTACGTACTTATCATGTTCTATACCCTCTATGGCTTTAATAAGCCTGTCCACTATAAATATATATTGATACCACTGGGGATTGTAACAGGTATTTTAACTATTATAGGATTGTCACAGTGGATTGGTAAAGACCTTATGATTCATACTGAGATAGGAAGAGCGCTTATTGTGCCTGAAAAATATGCACACTTAAGAGAAGCATTAGGAACCAAGATAGGGAGTAAAACAGCTTATGGGACTTTTTCGAACCCAAACTATTTGGGGAGTTTTGTTGCCTTGGTGTTCCCGATCTTTTTCGTTTCAATATTTTTTGTGAAAGATTGGATAAAACAATTTTTATTCACATTGCTTGCCTTTTGTAATATATTTTTGGTAGTTGCTAGTGGGTCGAGAGCGGGAATGATAGGATGTGCACTAGCGGTACTAATGGCATTGTTTATATTTGGCAGGATTGCCATTAAGAAGTGGTTTATTACTATATCAACTATTTTGGCAGGGGTGGTTATCTTGGTTGGGGTAAATCAAGCAAGCGGTGGAAAATTTGTACTACAGATTCAAAGGTTAATGAGAGATATAGAAGTTATTATTACTCCGGAAGATCAACTAACTATCTATAAAAACAAATTACATGTAAGGGAAATAAGAAGTGAAGATGGAAAAGTAGTTATTGTAATGCAAAATAATGCACTTGCGATCACATCGTTACAAGGGGAGCTTGGGTTTTATGATCAAGAGGAGAAGCCAGTTGAATATGAGGAGACAGAAAAGGTCTATAGCACAAAAGATGATAGGTTTGCTTCTCTTACATTCGAAAAAATTTTTACAAGTAAGGAGAATACACGGGTAGCGGGTGTTGCACTTTGTATAGATAATAAACAGGTTATCCCTATTAAAGTAGATTCTATACAAGGCGTATATCCAATAGATAGCTACACACAAAAGGAAATAAAGATAATGGATGCCCCTGTTATTGGATTTAAAGGAAAAGAAAGAAGTGGTTCTGGAAGAGGTTATATATGGAGTAGAAGTATTCCTATACTTATAGATAGTTTAATTATTGGTAAGGGAGTAGATACTTTTGTGATGTATTTTCCTCAGAATGACTATATTTCAAAATTCTATGCATTGTATGATGCTAATATAATCGTAGACAAACCTCATAACATGTATCTGCAAATAGGGATTAACAATGGAGGAGTAGCTCTGATTGTATATCTCATTCTTATTATAGGATATATCGCACAAAGCATGGGATTATATACTTGGAAAAGCAGATATGCTTCTATAGAATTAACAGGGATAGCTACGTTTTTGGGTATAATGGGCTATTTAGTGACGGGAGTATTTAATGACTCGGTAGTAGGAATAGCATTTATATCTTGGATATTACTAGGAACTGGTATAAGCATTAATTATTTAGTAAGTCACCAAGTAACAAAAGAAATAGAAACATAA